The Puniceicoccus vermicola genome contains the following window.
TAAAGCTGCGGCCCTACTCGTCTCCTCTGATCGAGAGCTAGACTTGTGCTGCGAAGCTGGCGAACCGAACACGGAAGCACTCGCTACTTTTGACCCCAGGCTCTCGAATGAGTTCCCCGGCGGGGACATTTTATTGGGATCCCGCCGATGCCTCTCCAACGGGGCGGATTAAAATCCGCGCTCCGCAACCCCATAGTTTCTTTGTCTTTTTGTTAATTCTCGAGCCCTATCCTGGATGAAAGCTCATCCCGCCTCAAAGCCCCACGCCCCATGCCCCACGTCCCACGTCCAGATCTCTCCTCACCAACGGTGCAAAACCCGTCAGCCCGGGGCAGCGCCCCGGGTAACGATCCGCCCGATAATCCTGAGCCCTGAAAGGGCGCAACTCATCGCAGGCCATCCCTACCCCGCACCGGGCGCGAGGGAGTGACGCCCTTTCAGGGCTATCAATTGGGGAAAATACCGAAACCCAGGGCGCTGCCCTGGGCTCTCGGGTAGGTGCGCCTTTGGCGCGAAAGGATCCAATGCAATCGAGATTTCGATTTAAGAAGCCCTGACGCTTTCCATTCGTGGTGGCGCTGCTTGCGGCCTTTCTTCCCGTACCACAGGCTGCCAGCCTGTGCCGCGAACATCGCCCCCACCCTCAATCAATCCGAAAAAGGACGCACAACTCTTCGTAAACCGACACGGCTCGGAGGACGCTCCGGCGGAGAGGCAACGCCATGGGCGTAGCTGAAGCTCCGGCCCTACTTCTCTCGATCCTCCACCCTATCTCCAATCTCCTTATCTCCCATCTCCCCTCATCCCCCCACTCTTCTCTCTTGTCGCCTTTGGAATTTCTTGCGAGGTTCGGGGTTTGGGCGGGAATGCCGTCCGTTTGAACCATGAAAATCGGGATTGCGCAGATCAATACGACGGTGGGGGCTCTTCGCTCGAACACCGAGAAGATTCTCAACGCCTATCGGGAGTTGAGGGAGCAAGGGGCGGAGCTGGTCATCACGCCAGAACTGGCCGTTGCGGGGTATCCTCCACGCGATTTGCTCCTGCGGGGGCGCTTTTTGGCCGATTGCCGCGACCTCCTTCAGGAAATTGCCGCCGCGACGACTGAGGTTCCGTTGGTGGTTGGATTTCCAGAAGAAAATCGCGGGCCCGGACGGGCTGCCTACAACTCCGCCGCCTGGTGCGCCGAGGGCAAGGTTCAGAAGGTCATCCGCAAGAGCCTCCTCCCCACCTACGATGTTTTTGACGAGGACCGCTATTTCGAACCGGCCCCCCCCGAAGGACCGATCCTTTTCCGTGGAAAGCGGATCGCCGTCTCGATCTGCGAGGATCTTTGGTACGGGCTCGACGGGCAGCGCTATTCGCACCGCCCGGACCCGGTCGAGCACTTTGCCCAATGGGGACCGGATCTTATTTTGAATCTCTCGGCGAGCCCGTGGCATTTCGGGAAACGGGAGTTGCGCGGCAACATGCTCCGCCGAGCCGCCGAGCGCTGCCGGGCTCCGGTTCTCTACTGCAACAGCGTGGGGGGAAACGACGAACTCATTTTCGACGGACACAGCCTCTACGCACCCGCCGACGGAACTGTCCGCGAAGTGGGGCCCTCCTTCGAGGAAGCCCAGGTCCTCTTCGACACCGAGAGCGACCCAAGCCCCGAAATCCGTGCGCCCGAGATGGAGGATGTCCGCAAGGCTCTGGTCCTCGGGCTCCGCGATTACACCCGTAAGACGGGCTTCTCAAAGGCGGTTATCGGGCTTAGTGGGGGGATCGATTCGGCCGTCACCGCCGCCATCGCGGTCGACGCCCTCGGTGCCGAAAACGTCCGCGGGATCACCCTGCCCTCCTCCATTTCCAGCTCCCACAGCGTGAGCGACTCCGAAGACCTCGCCCGAAACCTCGGAATCCGCTTCGAGAGCGTCGCCATCGCCGGACTGGTCGAGGCCGCCGAGGAGGCCCTCTCGCCCCTGTTTACGGGCACCGATCCGAACGTCGCCGAAGAAAATATCCAAGCCCGGGCACGCGGTCTGCTGCTCATGGCTGTGAGCAACAAGTTCAACGAGATCCTGTTGACCACCGGCAACAAGAGCGAAATGGCGGTCGGTTACTGCACCCTCTACGGCGATATGGCCGGAGGACTCGCCGTCCTCTCCGACGTGCCCAAAACCACGGTCTACCGCCTTGCCGAGCACCTCAACATCAACGGAGAGCGCATCCCGCGCAACACGATCGACAAGGCCCCGTCCGCCGAATTGCGCCCGGATCAGAAGGATGAGGACAGCCTCCCGCCCTACCCGGTTCTCGACCGGATTCTCGAACTTTACATCGAACAAGGATATTCCCGGGGCGAAATCGTCGCCGAAGGATTTGATCCCGAACTGGTCGCCGACGTCGTGGGCAAAGTCGACCGCAACGAATATAAACGCAAACAGGCCGCACCGGGCCTGAAAATCACACCTTTGGCCTTCGGCATTGGACGACGCATCCCGATTGTGCAAAAATACGTACCATGAGATCGATTGAGGAAAAAAAGAACGAACTCCTCGAAACCCTGGAGCTGATCGGCGACGAACACGAGCGCCTCACCTTCATCGTGGACATGGGCAAGGGGGCACCGGAGCTCCCGGCCGATTGTCGGCAGGACATTTTCCGCGTGGAAGGCTGCACTTCCAATCTCTGGCTCTTTCCGACCTACGAGGACGGCAAGTGCCACTTCGGGATTGATTCGGATTCGTCCATCACCAAGGGAATTGCGGCCATGATCGCCTCGCTCTACGACGGCCATCCGCCCTCGGAGATCCTTGCCCATCCGCCCAGCTTCCTCGCGGACGCGGGCGTCCCGCAGCTCCTCTCCCCCAACCGGCGCAACGGGCTCTCCAACCTCACCAAGGAGGTCACCGACTACGCGACCCTCTGCTACGAGCGCTACGAAAAGCTCGGCAAAACCTCCGCCTGAGGCGTTCTGCGGGCGACGAATCGTCGTCCGCAAACCCATCGGCTCTTTCAACCTGGAAATCTCCAATCCCGACATTCCTGCATGACCTCTGAAGACCTCTTCCAACGTGCCCGCCGCACCATCCCCGGCGGCGTCAATTCCCCCGTGCGCGCTTTCCGTTCCGTCGGCGGCACGCCCTTCTTCACCGAGTCGGCCCAAGGCGCGATCCTGACCACGGCGGACGACCGCAACCTGATCGACTTTGTCTGCACCTGGGGCCCGGCCATTCACGGGCACAACGATCCCGACATCCGCGAGGCCGTCGCCGACGCGTTGTCCAAGGGCACCAGCTTCGGCACTCCCGGCCCCCTCGAAGTCGACATGGCCGAAGCGGTCGTGGAGCGGGTTCCCTCCGTTGAAAAGGTGCGCATGTGCAACAGCGGCACCGAGGCCACCATGTCGTCCATCCGCCTCGCCCGCGGATTCACGGGACGCGACAAGATCGTCAAGTTCATCGGCTGCTACCACGGACACGTGGATTCCCTGCTCGTCCAGGCCGGATCCGGGGCGTTGACCCTCGGCAAGCCCGACAGCGCCGGCGTTCCCGCCAGCTTCGCGGCCGAAACGATCCTCTGCCCCTACAACGATTTCGCGGCGATCTCCGAGATCTTCGAACAATACGGCGAGCAAATCGCCGCGGTCATCGTCGAGCCCTACCCGGCCAATTGCGGTCTGATTTTGCCGAAGGAAGGCTACCTACCCCACCTGCGCGAGGTCACTCAACAACACGGCAGCCTCCTCATCTTCGACGAGGTGATGACCGGTTTCCGACTCGCCATGGGCGGGGTGCAGGAGCGCGAGGGCATCACCCCAGACCTCTCCGCTTTCGGGAAAGTCATCGGGGGCGGACTCCCCGTCGGTGCCTTCGGCGGACGGGCGGAAATCATGGACTACCTCGCGCCCGATGGACCGGTCTATCAGGCCGGCACCCTGAGTGGAAATCCCCTCGCCATGGCCGCCGGTCTCGCAGCCCTGAAAAAGCTGAACACCGAGGTCTTCGAAGGCCTCGAAACGGCAGGATTGATGATCGCCGAAGCCCTGCGCGCCGAAGCCGCCCAACTGGGCATTCCCCTCTGCATCAACCAGGCGGGCTCGATGTTCGCCCTCTTCTTCGGACGCGAGAAAGTCGAATCCTTCGCAGACGTGCAGGCCAGCGAAACGGAGAAATTCTCCAAGTTCTTCCACGCGGCGATGGACGAAGGCGTCTACCTCCCCCCTTCGGCCTACGAAACCTGTTTTCTTAGCACCGCCCACGACCAAGAGATTCTCGACCGCGCCATCAGTTCCCTGACGGCAGCCCTCCGCCGAGTGGCCTGAATGGCCGTCCCGGAACGGAACGGCGCTGTGCCCTGCGAAGCTGATGAAGCGTAGCACGGGACAGCCGTTTCGAAAGCTTCCGACCCGATTTGGACTTCTCCGCTGATCCCGAAGAAACGACTCTCGTCGTTCCTCTCCACGAACAAAATGCCTCTCGGCCTCTCATCATTCGGAGCGGAACGGCGATAGCCATTTCGAAAGCTTCCGACCCAATTCGAACTTCTCCGTCGATCCCGAAGAAACGACTCTCGTCGTTCCTCTCCACGAACAAAATGACTCTCGGCCTTCTCATCATTCGGAGCGGAACGGCGATAGCCATTTCGAAAGCTTCCGACCCGATTCGAACTTCTCCGTCGATCCCGAAGAAACGACTCTCGTCGTTCCTCTCCACGGGCAAAATGGCTCCCTCCCCATCTTAATTTGGAGCGGAACGGTGACAGCCGTTTCGAAGGTTTTCCAACCCCATTCGAACTTCTCCGTCGATCCCATAGAAATGGCTCTCGCCATTCCTCTCCACGGGCAAAATGGCTCCCTCCCCATCTTGATTTGGAGCGGAACGGTGACAGCCGTTTCAAAGGTTTTCCAACCCCATTCGAACTTCTCCGTCGATCCCATAGAAACGACTCTCGTCGTTCCTCTCCACGGACGGGCGGAAGGGTTTCATCGGCGAACCGCCAAGAATAGGGGGAATTCTCTAATCGGGCATTTCAAAGTAGTGGGAGCTTCCAGCTCCCGCATCCCCTCCCTCCCACTACTCTCCCCCGAGATCCCGACTCTTCGAAATGGCTTTCGCCATTCCGCTCCCAGAAATAGACAGAACGGAAGTCTCAGCCCCCCTCCTCTGCTACTTCTCAAGTCCACCGTAGCGGACGTGCGAAGCACTTTCGATCCCACGGCCGACCGGTAGGAGCTTCTCCTCCTCCCTCGTCGAAACTCGGAGAGGAAAAGTTCCACTAGGAAGCCCCCGTACACGCATGACTTTAGTCGTGCGATCCAACGCGCGGGAGCCAGATGCTCCCCCCTACTTTGCTCTCGAACAGCTCGATTCCTCGCCCCTTCCGCATTTCTTCCTTATCATCCGGCACGATCTGCGACAGACTCTTTCCTATGAGCTGCTGTCACCACGATTCG
Protein-coding sequences here:
- a CDS encoding SufE family protein; the protein is MRSIEEKKNELLETLELIGDEHERLTFIVDMGKGAPELPADCRQDIFRVEGCTSNLWLFPTYEDGKCHFGIDSDSSITKGIAAMIASLYDGHPPSEILAHPPSFLADAGVPQLLSPNRRNGLSNLTKEVTDYATLCYERYEKLGKTSA
- the hemL gene encoding glutamate-1-semialdehyde 2,1-aminomutase; this translates as MTSEDLFQRARRTIPGGVNSPVRAFRSVGGTPFFTESAQGAILTTADDRNLIDFVCTWGPAIHGHNDPDIREAVADALSKGTSFGTPGPLEVDMAEAVVERVPSVEKVRMCNSGTEATMSSIRLARGFTGRDKIVKFIGCYHGHVDSLLVQAGSGALTLGKPDSAGVPASFAAETILCPYNDFAAISEIFEQYGEQIAAVIVEPYPANCGLILPKEGYLPHLREVTQQHGSLLIFDEVMTGFRLAMGGVQEREGITPDLSAFGKVIGGGLPVGAFGGRAEIMDYLAPDGPVYQAGTLSGNPLAMAAGLAALKKLNTEVFEGLETAGLMIAEALRAEAAQLGIPLCINQAGSMFALFFGREKVESFADVQASETEKFSKFFHAAMDEGVYLPPSAYETCFLSTAHDQEILDRAISSLTAALRRVA
- a CDS encoding NAD+ synthase; protein product: MKIGIAQINTTVGALRSNTEKILNAYRELREQGAELVITPELAVAGYPPRDLLLRGRFLADCRDLLQEIAAATTEVPLVVGFPEENRGPGRAAYNSAAWCAEGKVQKVIRKSLLPTYDVFDEDRYFEPAPPEGPILFRGKRIAVSICEDLWYGLDGQRYSHRPDPVEHFAQWGPDLILNLSASPWHFGKRELRGNMLRRAAERCRAPVLYCNSVGGNDELIFDGHSLYAPADGTVREVGPSFEEAQVLFDTESDPSPEIRAPEMEDVRKALVLGLRDYTRKTGFSKAVIGLSGGIDSAVTAAIAVDALGAENVRGITLPSSISSSHSVSDSEDLARNLGIRFESVAIAGLVEAAEEALSPLFTGTDPNVAEENIQARARGLLLMAVSNKFNEILLTTGNKSEMAVGYCTLYGDMAGGLAVLSDVPKTTVYRLAEHLNINGERIPRNTIDKAPSAELRPDQKDEDSLPPYPVLDRILELYIEQGYSRGEIVAEGFDPELVADVVGKVDRNEYKRKQAAPGLKITPLAFGIGRRIPIVQKYVP